In the Chlorobium limicola DSM 245 genome, one interval contains:
- a CDS encoding Lon protease family protein, whose protein sequence is MSTPAALHPDKLYRKCDPLEFTFTTTEELDGPLEITGQERALDAIRFSMGILHDGFNLFALGPNGTGKQTAVMHYLSEIAPRAGIPDDWCYVYNVEKPRHPSALRLPAGKACALSRDMERLVEALFTVLPAAFSSEEYQAQEKAVGEQFQERQTEAIEKLEKKAAENNIALIRTPAGFAFAPVKKGEVIKPEEFMLLKEGERETIEKEIASLKNAMQSIMAQIPKWQREAQEKIKELNRQVANFAVKPLVAELKNSYSSLNQVTAYLETTENDIIEHFDRFLEKEGAPHEIFAGLSATKGSFFNRYKINVLVDNSHSTGAPLVFEDKPACQNLVGDIEHLSQMGTLVTDFTLIKAGALHRANGGYLLIDARRLLIEPLAWEALKKALRTRQIRIESLAQLYSLVSTVSLEPEPIPLEVKVILMGERYLYYLLSSYDPDFSELFKVAADFEDDLRNNPEGRFAYARTIAAIVEKDRLRHFDRAAVARIVEHGCRLAGDATKLTAHMQSIADIVRESEYYARENDRALVVAEDVQHAIDARTVRASRIREKLREATLRNTILIDTTSEKTGQINGLAVYALGNQSFGHPGKITARVSLGKGEVIDIEREVEMGGPIHSKGVMILSGFLAARFGIRQPLSLSASLVFEQSYSGVEGDSASSAELYALLSALSETPIRQWLAVTGSVNQHGEVQAIGGVNEKIEGFFDLCAARGLDGKHGVLIPVSNIDNIMLRNDVVEAVKAGLFSIYPVSHIDEGIEILTGIPAGEADADGLYPPESVNGKVQARLQEMALKLKKFNAESNGNDD, encoded by the coding sequence ATGTCCACACCTGCCGCACTGCATCCCGATAAACTCTACAGGAAATGCGATCCGCTGGAGTTTACGTTCACAACTACCGAAGAGCTTGACGGACCGCTTGAAATAACCGGTCAGGAGCGCGCACTTGACGCCATCAGGTTCAGCATGGGCATCCTGCATGACGGCTTCAACCTGTTTGCGCTCGGCCCGAACGGAACGGGAAAACAGACCGCAGTCATGCACTACCTCTCTGAAATCGCCCCCCGGGCGGGAATCCCTGACGACTGGTGCTACGTCTATAACGTCGAAAAGCCCCGGCATCCCTCGGCGCTCAGGCTTCCGGCCGGCAAAGCCTGCGCACTCTCCCGCGATATGGAACGCCTTGTCGAAGCGCTCTTTACCGTTCTTCCTGCGGCGTTCAGCAGCGAAGAGTACCAGGCACAGGAAAAAGCTGTCGGAGAACAATTTCAGGAACGACAGACCGAGGCGATAGAAAAGCTCGAAAAAAAAGCTGCCGAAAACAATATCGCGCTTATCCGGACTCCTGCGGGATTCGCTTTCGCTCCCGTAAAAAAGGGCGAAGTGATCAAACCCGAGGAGTTCATGCTGCTGAAGGAGGGCGAACGTGAAACGATCGAAAAGGAAATCGCTTCCCTGAAAAACGCCATGCAATCAATCATGGCCCAGATACCAAAATGGCAGCGGGAAGCACAGGAAAAAATCAAGGAACTGAACCGGCAGGTAGCCAATTTTGCCGTCAAACCGCTTGTTGCGGAGCTGAAAAACAGTTACAGTTCTCTCAACCAGGTGACGGCTTATCTGGAAACGACGGAAAACGACATTATCGAACATTTCGACCGCTTTCTCGAAAAAGAGGGCGCCCCGCACGAGATCTTTGCCGGCCTTTCGGCCACGAAAGGAAGCTTTTTCAACCGCTACAAGATTAACGTGCTTGTCGACAACAGCCACTCGACCGGAGCACCGCTCGTATTCGAAGACAAACCTGCATGCCAGAACCTTGTAGGCGATATCGAGCATCTCTCGCAAATGGGCACCCTCGTCACGGACTTTACGCTCATCAAGGCGGGAGCCCTGCACCGCGCAAACGGCGGCTATCTGCTTATCGACGCGCGCAGGCTGCTCATCGAACCGCTTGCATGGGAAGCCCTGAAAAAAGCCCTGCGAACCCGGCAGATCCGCATAGAATCGCTTGCGCAGCTCTACAGCCTCGTCAGCACCGTCTCGCTCGAACCCGAGCCCATACCGCTCGAGGTCAAAGTCATTCTGATGGGAGAGCGTTACCTCTACTATCTCCTTTCGAGCTACGACCCTGACTTCAGCGAACTTTTCAAGGTTGCGGCGGATTTCGAGGACGATCTGCGCAATAACCCTGAAGGCAGGTTCGCCTACGCCCGCACTATCGCCGCCATCGTCGAGAAAGACAGGCTTCGCCACTTTGACAGGGCAGCTGTAGCGAGAATCGTCGAACACGGGTGCAGACTCGCAGGTGACGCGACGAAACTCACCGCCCACATGCAGAGCATCGCCGATATTGTCCGTGAAAGCGAATACTACGCCCGTGAAAACGACCGCGCCCTCGTCGTTGCCGAAGATGTGCAGCATGCAATCGACGCAAGGACCGTCAGGGCGTCAAGAATCCGCGAGAAGCTCCGGGAAGCTACCCTGAGAAACACCATTCTTATCGACACGACATCCGAAAAAACCGGACAGATCAACGGCCTTGCCGTTTACGCGCTGGGAAACCAGAGCTTCGGCCATCCCGGAAAAATAACCGCACGGGTGAGCCTCGGCAAGGGAGAGGTGATCGATATCGAGCGTGAAGTCGAAATGGGCGGCCCGATCCACTCCAAAGGAGTGATGATTCTCTCCGGCTTTCTGGCCGCACGTTTCGGCATCCGGCAGCCCCTCTCACTCTCCGCTTCGCTGGTGTTCGAACAATCCTACAGCGGAGTCGAGGGAGACAGCGCATCTTCGGCCGAACTTTACGCGCTGCTCTCCGCGCTCTCGGAAACCCCCATCCGGCAATGGCTGGCCGTGACAGGATCGGTCAACCAGCATGGTGAGGTCCAGGCGATTGGCGGTGTCAACGAAAAAATAGAAGGCTTTTTCGACCTGTGCGCAGCACGGGGCCTCGACGGGAAACACGGCGTTCTCATACCGGTCTCCAACATCGACAATATCATGCTCAGAAACGATGTCGTCGAAGCTGTCAAAGCTGGTCTCTTTTCGATCTACCCGGTCAGCCATATCGACGAAGGCATTGAAATCCTCACCGGCATACCGGCAGGCGAAGCAGATGCAGACGGACTCTACCCTCCGGAGAGTGTCAACGGGAAAGTACAGGCAAGACTTCAGGAGATGGCCCTGAAACTGAAAAAATTCAATGCGGAATCAAACGGAAACGACGATTAA
- a CDS encoding universal stress protein, with translation MQQNEHGNRKPPEKSGYYAIRSIAVGIDCSPHSMASLKTAAELAARTNAELLGIFVEDINLLRMAKLPFSQEIRIYSPEPENLDTAELERLLRMQAKQAEASLQREAQLFRVHHSFSVRRGMVPKEVMAAALGADLLVLGRSGRSPTCRKGLGSTARTALSGSAKNVLLMRTGFSAEDESVLVLYDGSEPSISAIAVAIDLLRPGNTLHILMLPQVYGDDKAMADRLAMLIPPDMLRVEYHTLPAVTDSRILARYIRMADSGLLVLSDRMNLPAETIYNLIEEIDYPVLLVRDSGMNR, from the coding sequence ATGCAGCAGAACGAACACGGCAACCGGAAACCCCCTGAAAAATCAGGTTATTATGCCATACGAAGCATTGCCGTCGGCATCGACTGCTCACCGCACAGTATGGCCTCGCTTAAAACAGCCGCCGAGCTTGCGGCAAGAACGAATGCCGAACTGCTCGGTATTTTCGTTGAAGACATCAACCTTCTGCGAATGGCCAAACTCCCCTTCAGCCAGGAAATCCGCATCTACAGCCCGGAACCGGAAAACCTGGATACTGCAGAACTGGAACGCCTGCTCCGCATGCAGGCAAAACAGGCCGAAGCATCGCTGCAACGCGAAGCGCAACTGTTCAGGGTTCACCACTCTTTCAGTGTCCGCAGGGGAATGGTGCCGAAAGAGGTCATGGCCGCCGCCCTCGGAGCCGACCTGCTGGTTCTCGGCCGCAGCGGACGCTCTCCGACCTGCAGAAAAGGACTTGGCTCGACGGCAAGAACCGCACTGTCCGGAAGCGCGAAAAACGTGCTGCTCATGCGTACGGGATTTTCGGCCGAGGATGAATCCGTGCTTGTACTCTATGACGGCTCGGAACCGTCGATATCCGCCATCGCCGTTGCCATCGATCTCCTGAGGCCCGGCAATACGCTGCACATCCTCATGCTCCCGCAGGTCTATGGTGACGACAAAGCGATGGCCGACAGACTCGCAATGCTGATTCCCCCGGATATGCTGAGAGTGGAATACCACACGCTCCCCGCCGTTACGGACAGCAGAATCCTTGCCCGCTACATACGCATGGCCGATTCCGGCCTTCTGGTACTCAGCGACCGAATGAACCTGCCCGCTGAAACCATATACAACCTGATCGAAGAAATCGATTATCCTGTACTGCTGGTAAGAGATAGCGGAATGAATCGTTAG
- a CDS encoding TrmH family RNA methyltransferase — translation MHDVPPVSKAKLKLYGKLHQKKYRDSEGLFFTEGFRTVSELLEALPEPGLLDALLFREGEQAAEGFYGSYSGRVFTLTEKECARLSQTATPSGIFGVFRQQSALPFEPERTDGSSLIVALDDVQDPGNAGTILRTAAWFGADAMICSAGTADRYNAKAVRSSAGSIYALPHYGVDSLETELLRLAGRGYAVIASSLAGQDFREFTSWPEKQVLVIGNEANGVSRPVQALAGRLVRIPHIGSKPRVESLNASVSAAILMERLVL, via the coding sequence ATGCATGATGTACCGCCAGTAAGCAAGGCGAAACTGAAGCTGTACGGCAAACTGCACCAGAAAAAATACCGTGACAGCGAGGGTCTCTTTTTTACCGAAGGGTTTCGCACGGTAAGCGAACTTCTTGAAGCTCTTCCTGAACCCGGTCTGCTCGATGCATTGCTGTTCAGGGAGGGAGAGCAGGCCGCAGAGGGTTTTTATGGCAGTTATTCCGGCAGGGTGTTTACGCTTACGGAAAAGGAGTGTGCCCGGTTGAGCCAGACTGCGACACCGTCGGGAATTTTCGGTGTGTTCCGCCAGCAATCTGCGCTTCCTTTCGAACCGGAACGGACAGATGGAAGTTCCCTGATTGTTGCGCTTGACGATGTGCAGGATCCCGGAAACGCAGGTACCATTCTGAGAACCGCGGCATGGTTCGGCGCCGATGCCATGATCTGCAGCGCCGGTACAGCCGACCGGTACAACGCGAAAGCGGTGCGTTCTTCCGCAGGGAGCATTTATGCGTTACCGCATTATGGCGTGGATTCGCTTGAAACGGAACTTCTTCGGCTTGCCGGGCGGGGATATGCCGTTATCGCCTCGTCGCTTGCCGGCCAGGATTTTCGGGAGTTCACCTCATGGCCTGAAAAGCAGGTGCTCGTGATCGGCAACGAAGCCAATGGCGTGAGTCGGCCGGTTCAGGCGCTTGCCGGGAGGCTTGTGCGAATTCCGCATATCGGTTCGAAACCTCGCGTCGAATCGCTCAACGCATCGGTTTCCGCGGCGATACTGATGGAGCGCCTCGTGCTCTGA
- a CDS encoding peptidase U32 family protein, which produces MQNNAMELISPAGDWTCLRTALNAGADAVYFGAEGYNMRAGSRNFTLEEFPAVMALCREFSAKGYLALNTIVYDGELKKMHRTVSAARAAGIDAIICSDMAVIESCRKIGMPFHISTQASVSNYSAVTFYANLGAKMVVLARELTIEQVRHITSKIKADNLDLRIECFVHGAMCVAVSGRCFMSQELFGRSANRGQCVQPCRRQYIVTDPEENRELELGSDYVMSPQDLCAIEFLDVLMDAGIGAFKIEGRSRSPEYVHTATSAYRNAIDFCTTNRNTPAFGDGYNALSQKLKEKLALVYNRGFSEGFYFGKPMDAWTREYGSLAGEKKIYIGDVKKYYPKAGVAEIIIFARGLRSGDKLSVLGPKTGVATIMADSFFTNDIPSEEAGKGDSVTIKCAQVRKNDKVYVLEKRR; this is translated from the coding sequence ATGCAGAACAACGCCATGGAACTCATCTCCCCGGCAGGCGACTGGACCTGCCTTCGCACCGCACTGAACGCCGGAGCCGATGCCGTCTATTTCGGCGCTGAAGGCTATAACATGCGCGCGGGCAGCCGCAATTTCACGCTGGAGGAGTTTCCCGCCGTCATGGCTCTCTGCAGAGAGTTCAGCGCCAAAGGGTATCTGGCGCTGAACACCATCGTCTATGACGGGGAGCTGAAAAAGATGCATCGAACGGTTTCCGCTGCCAGAGCGGCAGGTATCGACGCCATCATATGCTCGGACATGGCCGTCATCGAGAGCTGCCGGAAAATCGGCATGCCGTTTCATATTTCGACCCAGGCTTCGGTCAGCAACTACAGCGCGGTAACGTTCTATGCCAACCTTGGCGCCAAAATGGTGGTACTGGCAAGAGAGCTGACCATCGAACAGGTGCGCCATATCACCTCTAAAATAAAAGCGGACAATCTCGACCTGCGCATCGAATGCTTTGTTCACGGAGCGATGTGCGTCGCCGTTTCAGGCCGCTGCTTCATGTCACAGGAGTTGTTCGGGCGATCAGCCAACCGGGGGCAATGCGTTCAACCCTGCAGGAGGCAGTATATCGTCACCGATCCCGAAGAGAACCGCGAACTTGAGCTTGGTTCCGACTACGTCATGAGTCCGCAAGACCTGTGCGCCATAGAATTTCTCGACGTTCTCATGGATGCAGGAATCGGCGCATTCAAAATCGAAGGAAGAAGCCGCAGTCCCGAATATGTCCATACCGCAACTTCCGCTTACCGGAACGCCATCGACTTTTGTACAACCAACCGGAACACTCCGGCTTTCGGCGATGGATATAATGCTTTATCACAAAAACTTAAAGAAAAACTCGCCCTGGTTTACAACCGGGGATTTTCGGAAGGATTTTATTTCGGAAAACCCATGGATGCATGGACCCGGGAGTATGGCTCTCTGGCAGGGGAGAAAAAAATCTACATAGGGGATGTGAAAAAATATTATCCGAAGGCGGGAGTTGCCGAAATTATCATCTTTGCCAGAGGACTCCGCAGCGGTGACAAGCTTTCGGTTCTCGGGCCTAAAACAGGGGTCGCAACCATCATGGCAGACAGCTTTTTCACCAACGATATACCCTCAGAAGAGGCCGGCAAGGGAGACAGCGTCACCATTAAATGTGCACAGGTGAGAAAAAACGACAAGGTTTACGTGCTTGAAAAAAGGAGATGA
- a CDS encoding 4Fe-4S dicluster domain-containing protein has protein sequence MIYKVISKPEFRRFIDALVKANNSFGPRLADRTADGKPVYRFMPVSSVDEIDFDYTATASSAKHFFLPFSEELSRFRFHGSDWEQHSAYEADPVVLIGLRACDISALNILDDVLLNGNYPSPYYLAKRKNTFVIGLDHLPLPDCFCKSLAHHTVSTGFNLFCSDIGEKYYLSINSSKAFTYLKKFQTEDPSCEDNCLLTERRKLISDSFKTEIDVTSLPSILDIEFDSPVWEKWGSKCLNCGTCAMVCPTCYCYSLEERFDIDLKGASRNRKLYSCNLVDFAVVAGGHNFRPKNGDRLKYRYYHQHRGFAENGNQQICVGCNRCGRACLAGINPKDVINDLKMEKDSCMICVSPSPGRS, from the coding sequence ATGATCTACAAAGTCATTTCCAAACCGGAGTTCAGAAGGTTCATCGACGCTCTGGTCAAAGCCAATAACTCGTTCGGCCCTCGACTTGCCGACCGTACCGCCGACGGCAAGCCGGTTTACCGGTTCATGCCGGTATCCTCGGTCGATGAGATCGATTTCGATTACACGGCGACAGCCTCATCGGCCAAGCATTTCTTTCTGCCGTTTTCCGAAGAACTTTCACGCTTCCGCTTTCACGGAAGCGACTGGGAACAGCATTCCGCCTACGAAGCCGACCCGGTTGTGCTCATAGGGTTGAGAGCCTGCGACATCAGCGCATTGAACATCCTCGACGACGTGCTGCTCAACGGCAACTACCCGTCGCCCTACTATCTGGCAAAGCGCAAGAACACCTTCGTGATCGGCCTGGACCATCTGCCGCTTCCGGACTGTTTCTGCAAATCGCTTGCCCACCATACGGTTTCGACAGGATTCAACCTCTTCTGTTCGGACATCGGAGAGAAATACTACCTCTCGATCAACTCATCGAAAGCGTTTACCTACCTCAAGAAGTTTCAGACCGAAGATCCATCCTGTGAAGACAACTGCCTTCTGACCGAACGGCGCAAGCTGATCAGCGACAGTTTTAAAACCGAAATTGACGTCACCAGCCTGCCAAGCATTCTCGACATCGAATTCGACTCTCCTGTCTGGGAAAAATGGGGCTCAAAATGCCTGAACTGCGGCACCTGCGCCATGGTCTGTCCAACCTGCTACTGTTATTCGCTCGAGGAGCGCTTCGACATCGATCTGAAAGGAGCATCGCGTAACCGGAAACTCTACTCCTGCAATCTGGTTGATTTTGCCGTGGTAGCCGGAGGACACAACTTCCGCCCGAAAAACGGCGACCGGCTGAAATACCGCTACTACCACCAGCACCGGGGATTCGCCGAAAACGGCAATCAGCAGATCTGCGTGGGCTGTAACCGGTGCGGCAGGGCGTGCCTTGCAGGCATCAATCCGAAAGACGTCATCAACGACCTGAAAATGGAGAAGGATTCATGCATGATATGCGTTTCACCATCCCCCGGCAGGAGCTGA
- a CDS encoding FAD/NAD(P)-binding protein — MKTDTGYKCRITNIISLTEQEKLFQLRIADPHERGIFRFKPGQFLMLELPGYGDVPISISSASSNHEFIELCIRKAGHVTSALFRTEPGMHVAIRGPFGSSFPMDEMTGHHVLLIAGGLGIAPLRAPLFWINEHRDRFRDVHLLYGAKEPSQLLFSYQFEEWKTVSHIRLHTIVEHADAEWKGATGMITELFRDISIEAQNTYAIVCGPPVMFKFVCSYLDRLGIPMNRMFVSLERRMHCGMGKCCRCMVGSTFTCIDGPVFDYWSVMNLKEAI; from the coding sequence ATGAAAACCGATACCGGCTACAAGTGCCGTATCACCAACATCATCAGCCTGACGGAACAGGAAAAGCTGTTTCAGCTCCGTATTGCCGACCCTCATGAACGCGGCATTTTCCGCTTCAAACCCGGGCAGTTCCTGATGCTCGAACTGCCGGGATACGGCGACGTGCCGATATCCATATCGAGCGCCAGCAGCAATCACGAGTTCATCGAACTCTGTATCCGCAAGGCAGGGCACGTCACCTCGGCGCTCTTCAGGACCGAACCCGGCATGCATGTAGCCATCAGAGGCCCCTTCGGGTCGTCGTTTCCCATGGACGAGATGACGGGCCACCATGTACTGCTCATTGCCGGAGGACTCGGCATCGCCCCGCTACGGGCGCCGCTCTTCTGGATCAACGAGCACCGCGACCGGTTCCGGGACGTACACCTGCTCTACGGAGCCAAAGAGCCCTCACAGCTCCTTTTCTCCTACCAGTTCGAGGAGTGGAAGACCGTCAGCCACATCCGGCTGCACACGATTGTCGAGCATGCCGACGCGGAATGGAAAGGCGCTACCGGCATGATCACCGAACTGTTCAGGGATATCAGCATCGAAGCGCAGAACACCTATGCCATCGTGTGCGGCCCGCCGGTCATGTTCAAATTCGTCTGCAGCTATCTCGACCGGCTCGGCATACCCATGAACCGGATGTTCGTTTCGCTTGAACGGCGGATGCACTGCGGCATGGGCAAGTGCTGCCGCTGCATGGTGGGATCGACCTTTACCTGTATCGACGGACCGGTCTTCGACTACTGGTCAGTCATGAACCTGAAAGAGGCCATTTAA
- a CDS encoding NADH-quinone oxidoreductase subunit B family protein, with translation MKNPVYTFEKLKFASFEFTCCEGCQLQLTNREASLAEFFSLLDVRTFREISSEKHDDYDVAFVEGSISRSDEIERLLAIRRQAKTLVAFGTCACFGGVNSLKNRYPIEKCIAEVYDGQPVESLPVRKISDIVKVDLSIPGCPVAKKEVERIVVSLVTGSLATLPKYPVCVECKEQLNTCLFDLGEICLGPITRAGCDAVCTTGKTPCLGCRGPADDINFPAFLELVEKRGLSRRDLKEKLGFYNAFEAYPYP, from the coding sequence ATGAAGAATCCCGTTTACACATTTGAAAAACTGAAATTCGCCTCGTTCGAATTCACCTGCTGCGAAGGGTGCCAGCTGCAGCTCACAAACCGGGAAGCTTCGCTTGCAGAGTTCTTCAGCCTGCTCGATGTCAGAACGTTCAGGGAGATCTCTTCGGAAAAACATGACGACTACGATGTGGCCTTCGTGGAGGGCAGCATCAGCCGCAGCGACGAAATCGAACGGCTTCTGGCTATCCGCCGTCAGGCGAAAACGCTGGTCGCATTCGGAACGTGCGCCTGCTTCGGCGGAGTCAACAGCCTGAAAAACCGTTACCCTATAGAAAAGTGCATTGCGGAGGTGTACGACGGCCAGCCGGTCGAGAGCCTTCCGGTGCGCAAAATAAGCGACATCGTCAAGGTCGATCTCTCCATACCCGGCTGCCCTGTCGCCAAAAAGGAGGTCGAACGGATCGTGGTGAGCCTTGTCACCGGCTCTCTTGCCACCCTGCCGAAATATCCGGTCTGCGTGGAGTGCAAGGAGCAGTTGAATACCTGTCTTTTCGACCTCGGCGAGATCTGCCTCGGCCCGATCACCAGAGCGGGATGCGATGCGGTCTGTACGACGGGAAAAACTCCCTGTCTCGGCTGCAGGGGTCCTGCCGACGACATCAACTTTCCGGCATTCCTCGAACTGGTTGAAAAGCGCGGACTCAGCCGGAGGGATCTTAAGGAAAAACTCGGTTTCTATAACGCATTCGAAGCATACCCGTACCCATGA
- a CDS encoding Ni/Fe hydrogenase subunit alpha, which produces MKRDCSIDIRHLTRVEGHGNIRITVSGGKLLEARWAVVETPRFFEVMVKGMSAERVPFLTSRICGICSISHALASIRALERAMLIAPPPAAETTRLLAMHGETLQSHALHLFFLAAPDFAGTSGVLPLLESQPELVRAGLGLKELGNEISAVTTGRCTHPVSLVVGGLSKAPDKIRLQQLLDMIGERKSALGIACDFFGTLDIPRFERETEFISLHNGATYPFIGGDLLSTDGVRKEENDYLPMTNEYVAEFSTSKFTRCSRESSAAGALARFNNNSGFLHPEAKKAAEKLGLRPICHNPFMCNITQLVECVHILYDAETLIQKLLDTDLSDIRTPFAPKAGIATGAVEAPRGILYHHMETDEEGKVVKADCIIPTTQNNANIHNDLQALARQAFEEGKNDREIEKLAEMLVRSYDPCISCSVH; this is translated from the coding sequence ATGAAACGTGACTGTTCGATCGATATTCGCCATCTGACAAGGGTTGAAGGCCACGGAAATATCCGGATTACGGTAAGCGGAGGAAAACTGCTGGAAGCCCGGTGGGCGGTTGTTGAAACCCCGAGGTTTTTCGAGGTGATGGTCAAAGGCATGAGCGCCGAACGGGTGCCATTTCTCACCTCGCGCATCTGCGGCATCTGTTCGATCAGCCATGCCCTGGCGAGCATCAGGGCGCTCGAACGGGCTATGCTGATCGCCCCGCCTCCAGCTGCGGAAACAACCAGGCTGCTTGCCATGCACGGAGAAACCCTGCAGAGCCACGCGCTGCACCTGTTTTTTCTTGCCGCACCGGATTTCGCCGGCACGTCGGGTGTACTGCCTCTGCTGGAGTCGCAACCGGAACTGGTCAGGGCCGGTCTCGGGCTCAAGGAACTCGGCAACGAAATCAGCGCCGTAACAACGGGACGGTGCACCCATCCGGTCAGCCTCGTGGTGGGAGGGCTCAGCAAGGCGCCAGACAAAATTCGGCTGCAGCAGCTCCTCGACATGATCGGTGAACGGAAGTCCGCGCTCGGCATTGCCTGCGATTTCTTCGGTACCCTCGATATTCCCCGGTTCGAGCGTGAAACCGAATTCATCTCGCTCCACAACGGCGCAACCTACCCCTTCATCGGAGGCGACCTGCTCTCCACCGACGGCGTCAGGAAAGAAGAGAACGACTACCTCCCGATGACGAACGAGTACGTCGCAGAATTCTCCACCTCGAAGTTCACCCGGTGCAGCCGCGAGTCATCGGCGGCGGGAGCGCTCGCACGCTTCAACAACAACAGCGGATTCCTGCACCCCGAAGCGAAAAAAGCCGCCGAAAAACTGGGACTCAGGCCGATCTGCCACAACCCCTTCATGTGCAACATCACGCAGCTCGTCGAGTGCGTGCACATCCTCTACGACGCAGAAACGCTCATCCAGAAATTGCTCGACACCGACCTTTCCGATATCCGCACCCCGTTCGCCCCGAAGGCAGGCATCGCAACGGGAGCCGTCGAGGCGCCCCGCGGCATCCTCTACCACCACATGGAAACCGATGAGGAGGGCAAGGTAGTGAAAGCCGACTGCATCATTCCCACCACGCAGAACAACGCCAATATCCACAACGACCTGCAGGCCCTTGCCAGGCAGGCGTTCGAAGAGGGAAAAAACGACCGGGAGATCGAAAAACTCGCCGAAATGCTGGTGCGCTCTTACGACCCCTGCATTTCATGCTCGGTGCACTGA
- a CDS encoding four helix bundle suffix domain-containing protein, producing the protein MKKLRPSGGYRKAASFQTATLIYDATYWFCEKFIDSRSRMLDQMIQAARSGRQNIAEGSRAAATSSQTELRLVNVARSSLEELLLDYEDYLRHRHLRQWAPSSAESSAVREVPQRFKRDRSDRSDLTDQIDQERWVLYAFWLEHESAEVRANAIICLIHQANFLLDLQIASLEAAFVEEGGYSEQLAAARLAERERRRNETSRHPTPAGAIPSCPQCGSPMVLRTARAGKNEGQQFWGCTGYPECRGVVKV; encoded by the coding sequence ATGAAGAAACTGCGACCGAGCGGCGGCTATCGTAAAGCTGCCAGTTTTCAGACGGCTACTCTGATTTACGATGCCACGTACTGGTTTTGCGAGAAGTTCATCGATTCGAGATCGCGGATGCTTGACCAGATGATTCAGGCCGCACGTTCAGGTCGGCAGAACATCGCCGAAGGCAGTCGAGCTGCGGCGACCTCTTCGCAGACTGAACTGCGGTTGGTCAATGTTGCGCGGTCGAGCCTCGAAGAGCTTCTGCTCGACTATGAAGACTACCTGCGCCATCGGCATCTGAGGCAGTGGGCGCCGTCGAGCGCTGAATCGAGTGCTGTTCGCGAAGTTCCGCAGCGGTTCAAGAGAGATCGGTCGGATCGGTCGGATCTGACTGATCAGATCGATCAGGAGCGCTGGGTGCTGTATGCTTTCTGGCTGGAGCATGAGAGTGCCGAGGTTCGGGCCAATGCGATCATCTGCCTGATCCATCAGGCGAACTTCCTGCTCGACCTGCAGATTGCCTCGCTGGAGGCAGCCTTCGTTGAAGAGGGCGGGTACAGCGAGCAACTTGCTGCAGCTCGTCTCGCCGAGCGGGAACGCAGGCGCAACGAGACCTCCCGGCATCCGACGCCTGCCGGGGCCATTCCCTCGTGTCCGCAATGCGGCAGCCCCATGGTGTTGCGAACGGCCAGGGCTGGCAAAAACGAGGGGCAGCAGTTCTGGGGCTGCACTGGCTATCCCGAGTGCCGTGGAGTGGTGAAGGTGTAA
- a CDS encoding type II toxin-antitoxin system TacA family antitoxin: MKTNVNEQSKTARSADRKDAKQSSESKARLEARISKATHTRIKLASDIQGRTVTDFVVHAALEAATKTIEENFIVQLSMEGQEAFAEALLNPPEPNDALRRAFERHSALTGRND, translated from the coding sequence ATGAAAACGAACGTAAACGAACAAAGCAAAACTGCCAGGTCTGCTGACCGGAAAGATGCAAAGCAAAGCAGTGAGAGCAAAGCCCGTCTTGAAGCGAGAATCTCCAAAGCAACCCATACCCGGATAAAACTTGCTTCTGACATTCAGGGGAGAACAGTAACCGATTTTGTCGTACATGCCGCTCTCGAAGCTGCCACAAAGACAATAGAAGAGAATTTTATTGTTCAGTTGTCAATGGAGGGACAAGAGGCTTTTGCCGAAGCCCTGCTGAATCCACCGGAACCAAATGACGCTCTTAGACGAGCTTTCGAAAGGCATTCGGCACTTACAGGCAGGAACGACTGA